From the genome of Ktedonobacterales bacterium:
TGGTCACAGGCACGCATCCGCGAGATTGCGGCAGGTGAGCAAACCGCTGGCGTGAAAATGCTGGCGACCAATGCGTCCAGCACTGAAAAAGAGGCCGGCGCGCTTATACGAGCGAACGGCTATATCGAGGTACGACGGCTCAGTGATATGAAGCTCGATCCGCTGTCGGCTTTGCCTCCTGGCGCGCTCCCGGCAGGGGTCACTCGTCGGCCCGTTCATTCGGATCACTACCGATCCATTTATCAGGCGCTCAAAGATGCCTATTCGGACACATGGATAAGCACTTCTGAGAGTGAAGCGGATTATCAGGAGTTTCTTGCGGAAGAGATTCATATCAGCGGTTTTGACCCTACATTGTGTCAGGTCGCGTGGGCCACTGATCAGGTAGTCGGCCTGGTCTGGTGTCACATTCGTAAAGGCGTGGGAGTCATTGCGGAAGTAGCGGTAAGGAAGGCATGGAAACGACGCGGTATTGCGCGCGCCCTCATGGTCTACGGGCTAGAGGCGCTGCGAGAAAAGGGGATCACGCAGGTTCGCTTATTTACCGATGCAGCTAACGAGCAAGGGGCTAGAAGCTTGTATGAAAGCCTCGGTTTTCGTGAAGTGAAGCAGCATATTTTATATCGCAAGTCGCTCGCTGAAGGATAATGATGAGCCTATCAAAATACATCGAGGAAGAACAGGTATGCCTCCAGATCAACCAACAGGCTATTTAATTGTCAGCGCCGTGTTGTTCACGATTGGCGTCGTGGGCGTGCTGGTGCGGCGCAACCCGCTGATTATGTTCATGTCAATTGAGTTGATGCTCAACGCCGTGAACCTGTCCTTTATGACCTTCGCCCGCTACCTTGATTCGGTGGACGGCTGGATTTTCGTCTTTCTCGTCCTGACGGTGGCCGCCGCCGAAGTCGTCGTGGGTCTGGCAATCATCGTCTCGATCTTCCGCGCGCGCCGCGACATCAACATTGACGAGCTAGATTCCATGAAGGGGTGAAGCAATGCAGGTCTTTGACTTAACGCCGCTGGTCCTCTTGCTGCCCCTGCTGGGGTTTCTCATCATCGCCAGCCTGCGACTCTTCAACGCGCACGAGCGCACCGAGATGATCACCTGGATCGGCTGCGGCTCGATTGCGCTGGCCTTTCTCTGCGCTCTTTTCAGCTTTCTGACGCTGATTAACTCCGTCACGCAGGCCGATGATCTCTCGCTCTGGAACTGGGTTGTCTCCGGCAACCTGGGCATTGACCTGGGCCTGCGGCTGGACCCGCTCTCCGGCGTGATGCTGCTGGTCGTCACGGGCGTGGGCTTTCTCATTCACGTCTATTCCGCTGGCTATATGCACGGCGACCCCGGCTACTGGCGTTACTACTCGTTTCTCAACTTCTTCATCTTTGCGATGGCGCTGCTGGTCACGGCCAACAACTTCCTGTTCCTGTTGATCGGCTGGGCCGCCGTTGGCCTGGCCTCGTACCTGCTCATCGGCTTCTGGTATCAGCGGCCCTCGGCGGTTGCGGCGGCCAAGAAAGCCTTTGTCGTCAATGTCATTGGCGACTTTGGCCTGATGCTCGCCATCTTCCTGCTGTATAACAAGTTTGGCACGCTGGCCTATAACGGCATCCTCTTCAGCGGCCCCGACTCGACCGCTGCCGCGCCGCAAGCCTTCGGTGTCAATGACCCGATGCTGATCGCCATTACCCTGCTGCTCTTCCTGGCCTGCGCCGCGAAATCGGCCCAGCTTCCGCTGCACGTCTGGCTGCCAGACGCGATGGAAGGCCCAACGCCGGTCAGCGCGCTGATCCATGCCGCTACGATGGTCACAGCGGGCGTCTATCTGGTCGCGCGGGCCAGCAACCTCTTCCAATACGCGCCCACCAGCCTCTGGGTCGTGGCAGGCATTGGCGCGGGGACCGCGATTTTCGCGGCCAGCGTCGGCCTGGTGCAGAACGACATCAAGCGCGTCCTGGCCTATTCGACCATCAGCCAGCTTGGCTATATGTTTATGGCCGAGGGCGCGGGCAACTCTTCCGCCGGTATCTTCCATCTGACCACGCACGCCTACTTCAAGGCGCTGCTTTTTATGTGCGCGGGCGCGGTCATTCACACCCTGGACGGCGAGCAGGATATTCGCAAGATGGGCGGCCTGCGGGCGCGCATGCCCTGGACCTACTGGACGTTTCTCATCGGCGGCCTGGCGATTACGGGCATCGTCCCCTTTGCGGGCTTCTGGAGCAAAGACGCCATCCTGGGGAGCCTGCTGGCGCTCGGGACCGCTCCTGGCGGCAATCCCTGGTATCTGGTACTCTATGGCGTGGGACTGGCAACCGCCATCCTCACCGGCTTCTACATCTTCCGCGTGATTTTTGTGGTCTTTCACGGCAGCTATCGCGGCGGCGAAGCGCCGACTGGAGCGCAGGCCGAGGGGCAGGCGCGAAAGCTCCGGCGCGGCAATCCGCTGGCGCGCGTTCACGAAGCGCCCTGGATTATGCTCGCGCCGATGGTTGTTCTGGCGATTCTCTCCACCATTGGCGGCCTCTATGGAACGCCCTGGACTGACGCGCTGGGGCAATTCCTCACGCCCGTCCTGGGCAACGGCTTCAAGCTGGACGCTTTTACGCTTCAGGATGGGATGCTGTGGATTTCCTTTGGCGCGGGCCTGGCCGCAGGGCTGATCGGCATTGGCGTGGCCGCCTCTCTGTATGTCTGGCGCACACCGCGCCTCCAGCCCATGCGCAACTTCATCTATCAGACGCTGCTGCATAAATACTGGCTCGATGAACTCTATGATTGGGTGATCGTCAAACCCATCGTGGGCGCGAGCAGGCTGGCGAATCGCTTTATCGAGGGCGACGCGCTGGATGGCGGTAGTCGCGGCCTGGCCTGGCTGGTAGGAAAGACGAGCGTTGGCCTGCGCACCGTCCAATCGGGCTACGTGCGCAACTACGCGCTCGTTTTCTTGCTCGGCGCGATCCTCATTCTTTTGTACTATATTGCAAGACCCTGAGCAGAGGGAGCTAGAAAAAAACCTATGATACAGTTTCCGCTCCTTTCCGTCATTATCTTCTTGCCTCTGGTGGCCGGAGTCATCTTGCTCTGCCTGCCGTCGAGTTGGGCAAAGCCCTGGGCGCTGCTCTGGGCCATCGTCAATCTCATTCTGGCGATCATCATGACCGCTCGCTTCGACGGGAGCCAGCCCGGCTTTCAGGGGACCGAAACGATCCCCAACTGGATTCCTGGCCTGGGTATCAGCTACAGCGTCGGCGTGGATGGTATCAGCCTCTTCCTGGTTGGCCTGACCACGCTGATGACCACCATTGCCATTGGCGCGTCGCTCTGGAGCATCAACGCTCGCGTCAAAGAGTATATGGCGCTGATGCTCCTGCTGGAAACCGGCGTGCTGGGCGTCTTCCTGGCTACCAATCTCTTCCTGTTCTACGTCTTCTGGGAAGTGATGCTCATCCCGGCCTATTTCCTGATCGGTTCCTGGGGCGGGCCGCGCCGTGTCTACGCCGCGATCAAGTTTGTGCTGTACACGGCGGTGGGCAGCCTGCTGATGCTGGTGGGCATTATCACGCTGGGCGTCATTCACCAGTTCAACGGTGGGCCAAATGCCAGCTTCACCCTTGATCTGGCGCAGGTGATGAACACTCCGCTGACCAACACCGAAGGGATTTTGATCTTCCTGGCCTTCTTTGCCGCTTTCGCCGTCAAAGTGGGCCTGGTTCCGCTGCACTCCTGGCTGCCTGATGCCTACGCCGAAGCGCCCACGCCCGTCACCATCATGCTCGCCAGCGTCATGACCAAGACCGCCGCCTATGGCTTTATCCGCTTCTGTGTCGGTCTGCTGCCCGCCGCGACGCATACGCTGGTCCCGCTGATGGAGATTCTGGCGGTGATCAGCATCCTCTATGGCGCGGCGCAGGCGCTGGTCCAGCCCGATTTCAAGCGGCTGATCGCCTATTCCAGCATCAGCCATCTTGGGGTCGTGATCCTGGGCATTTTTGCGCTCAACAGCCAGGGATTGGAGGGCGGCGTCTTGCAGATGGTCAATCACGGCATCACCATCGGCGCGCTCTTCTTGATTGCGGGCTACATAGAGGCGCGGACCGGCTCGCGCAAGCTGGAAGATTATGGCGGGCAGGCGCTGCGCTGGCCGCTGCTCTCGGTGGTTTTCTTGATTGCCGCGCTTTCCGCGCTGGGTCTGCCAGGGTTGAACAGCTTCGCGGGCGAGTTCCTGGCGCTGCTGGGCGCGTTCCGCGCCAACATCGTCTACGGCACGCTGGGGACGCTGGTCGTCATACCTGCCGCCTGGTATCTGCTGCGCTTTTTCCAGAGCGTCATGCACGGACCCGCGCCAGAGCGTGGGCCAGTGGTGGCCGCCGAGCGCAAGGGTCTGGCGGGCGATCTGCGGCAGCGCGAACTGGTTGTGCTGCTGCCGCTGCTGCTGCTCATCTTTTATCTTGGTTTTTTCCCCGGACAGTTGACCAACGCCATGCAGAGCAGCGTCGGCCATCTGCCCGGCGTGCAGACCACCAGCGCGCCAGCACCGATAACCGTCTATCACACGCCGCTGAGCGCCGGGAACGGCCACACTCAGCAGCATACCTCTGTTCTTGTCTCTGATGGAGGCGCCTGATGCCATTCACCTTTACTCCCATCGCCGCCGACTGGGAACGAATCGCGCCGGAGATCGTGATCGCCGGGAGCGCGCTGCTGCTCCTGATCGCCGATCTGCTCACGCCAGCCAGTCGCAAAGGCTGGCTGGCGCTGCTGGCATTGCTGGCGCTGGCCGGTGGCTTCGCCGCCACGATTACGCTCTTTGTCGTTGGCGATAGCCAGCAGGCATTCTTTGGTATGGTCACTGATGACTGGCTGGCGCTGGTTGGCAACCTCATCGTCCTCAGCGCGGGTATGCTGGCGGCGCTGCTCTCGCCCGGCTATATCGAGCGCCAGGGCATCAGCCAGCACGGTGAATACTACGCGCTGCTGCTCTTTGCCGTCGCCGGGATGATGCTGATGGGGTCGGCTACCAACTTTATGACCATCTTCCTGGGGCTGGAAATCCTGTCGCTGGCGCTCTATATCCTGTCGGCCTTTATCGCGGGGCGCTTCAAGTCTCAGGAAGCGGGCATGAAATACTTTTTGCTCAGTTCTTTCGCCTCCGGCTTCCTGCTTTATGGGATGGCGCTGGTGTACGGCTCAACCGGCACAACCAGCCTGAGCGGTATCAATACGTTTCTCAGCAAACACGCCCCCAACCTGACGCATGGGGCCTTTGGCGCTGATTATGGGCCGATGCTGGTTATCGGCATGGGGCTGCTGGCCGTGGGCTTCGCCTTCAAGGTCTCGGCAATCCCTTTCCACGCCTGGACACCTGATGTCTACGAAGGGGCGCCGACCTCGATTACCGCCTTTATGTCGGCAGGCACCAAAGCGGCGGCATTTATCGCGCTGGCGCGTACCTTCATGATCGCGCTGCATCCGGTGAGCGCAAGCTGGACGGGCGTGATCTGGGCTATCGCCATTTTGACGATGGTGGGCGGCAACATCCTGGCAGCCACTCAGAGCAACGTCAAGCGCATGCTGGCCTATTCCAGCATCGCGCACGCGGGTTATATTCTGGTGGGTATCACCCTGAATACCTCGGAGGGGCTTGCCAGCGTTCTCTTCTATCTTGGCGCGTACACG
Proteins encoded in this window:
- a CDS encoding GNAT family N-acetyltransferase; the encoded protein is MRGLTVIPPDQPAGYGIVSAVLFTIGVVGVLVLGRRASRDGEYSALIEEYMTNDERIHLPDAPAISGLMFRRFRGAADYAPIVAVHEGSREWDQVDPLSSREGVPTVDSLAASFGAVSSGTPDLLIAEVAGQVIGYNHVLWRWTEVTGTRVYLHLGYLLPAWRGKGIGQAMFHWSQARIREIAAGEQTAGVKMLATNASSTEKEAGALIRANGYIEVRRLSDMKLDPLSALPPGALPAGVTRRPVHSDHYRSIYQALKDAYSDTWISTSESEADYQEFLAEEIHISGFDPTLCQVAWATDQVVGLVWCHIRKGVGVIAEVAVRKAWKRRGIARALMVYGLEALREKGITQVRLFTDAANEQGARSLYESLGFREVKQHILYRKSLAEG
- the nuoK gene encoding NADH-quinone oxidoreductase subunit NuoK; the protein is MPPDQPTGYLIVSAVLFTIGVVGVLVRRNPLIMFMSIELMLNAVNLSFMTFARYLDSVDGWIFVFLVLTVAAAEVVVGLAIIVSIFRARRDINIDELDSMKG
- the nuoL gene encoding NADH-quinone oxidoreductase subunit L, which gives rise to MQVFDLTPLVLLLPLLGFLIIASLRLFNAHERTEMITWIGCGSIALAFLCALFSFLTLINSVTQADDLSLWNWVVSGNLGIDLGLRLDPLSGVMLLVVTGVGFLIHVYSAGYMHGDPGYWRYYSFLNFFIFAMALLVTANNFLFLLIGWAAVGLASYLLIGFWYQRPSAVAAAKKAFVVNVIGDFGLMLAIFLLYNKFGTLAYNGILFSGPDSTAAAPQAFGVNDPMLIAITLLLFLACAAKSAQLPLHVWLPDAMEGPTPVSALIHAATMVTAGVYLVARASNLFQYAPTSLWVVAGIGAGTAIFAASVGLVQNDIKRVLAYSTISQLGYMFMAEGAGNSSAGIFHLTTHAYFKALLFMCAGAVIHTLDGEQDIRKMGGLRARMPWTYWTFLIGGLAITGIVPFAGFWSKDAILGSLLALGTAPGGNPWYLVLYGVGLATAILTGFYIFRVIFVVFHGSYRGGEAPTGAQAEGQARKLRRGNPLARVHEAPWIMLAPMVVLAILSTIGGLYGTPWTDALGQFLTPVLGNGFKLDAFTLQDGMLWISFGAGLAAGLIGIGVAASLYVWRTPRLQPMRNFIYQTLLHKYWLDELYDWVIVKPIVGASRLANRFIEGDALDGGSRGLAWLVGKTSVGLRTVQSGYVRNYALVFLLGAILILLYYIARP
- a CDS encoding NADH-quinone oxidoreductase subunit M — protein: MIQFPLLSVIIFLPLVAGVILLCLPSSWAKPWALLWAIVNLILAIIMTARFDGSQPGFQGTETIPNWIPGLGISYSVGVDGISLFLVGLTTLMTTIAIGASLWSINARVKEYMALMLLLETGVLGVFLATNLFLFYVFWEVMLIPAYFLIGSWGGPRRVYAAIKFVLYTAVGSLLMLVGIITLGVIHQFNGGPNASFTLDLAQVMNTPLTNTEGILIFLAFFAAFAVKVGLVPLHSWLPDAYAEAPTPVTIMLASVMTKTAAYGFIRFCVGLLPAATHTLVPLMEILAVISILYGAAQALVQPDFKRLIAYSSISHLGVVILGIFALNSQGLEGGVLQMVNHGITIGALFLIAGYIEARTGSRKLEDYGGQALRWPLLSVVFLIAALSALGLPGLNSFAGEFLALLGAFRANIVYGTLGTLVVIPAAWYLLRFFQSVMHGPAPERGPVVAAERKGLAGDLRQRELVVLLPLLLLIFYLGFFPGQLTNAMQSSVGHLPGVQTTSAPAPITVYHTPLSAGNGHTQQHTSVLVSDGGA
- a CDS encoding NADH-quinone oxidoreductase subunit N — translated: MPFTFTPIAADWERIAPEIVIAGSALLLLIADLLTPASRKGWLALLALLALAGGFAATITLFVVGDSQQAFFGMVTDDWLALVGNLIVLSAGMLAALLSPGYIERQGISQHGEYYALLLFAVAGMMLMGSATNFMTIFLGLEILSLALYILSAFIAGRFKSQEAGMKYFLLSSFASGFLLYGMALVYGSTGTTSLSGINTFLSKHAPNLTHGAFGADYGPMLVIGMGLLAVGFAFKVSAIPFHAWTPDVYEGAPTSITAFMSAGTKAAAFIALARTFMIALHPVSASWTGVIWAIAILTMVGGNILAATQSNVKRMLAYSSIAHAGYILVGITLNTSEGLASVLFYLGAYTFMNIGAFGAVLALERRDGQGTELSDYAGLARRQPVLAGVMALFLLALAGFPGTVGFPAKWYIFYAAIKDGHLELAIIGVLASVLGFFYYLRVIWAMYFTEGREREAAPARSGSLAGAGEREAIASAPRRTGSGTLALAGPAARSKKATRQETGKAATPARKEQAKESGLAQRIPVGAWVALAIAVLFTIGLGIYPNGLVELANHAAMIVP